The Longimicrobiaceae bacterium genomic sequence AGCACGAAGAGCTGCGTCGGCACCACCCCACCGACGTAGCCCTGCCCCAGGAAGAGGAACCCCCAAGGGAAGCCGGAATAGGCGTCGATCCCCCGCGTGAGCCCCTCGGCCACCCCGCGGAAGAGCGAGAAGGTCCCCAGGGTGACGATCAACGACGGGAGGTTCAGCCGGGTGATGACCGCGGCGTTGAGCGCCCCGCCGAGGGCGCCGACGACCAGCGCCAGCGACGCCGCCGCCCAGATCGGAAGCCCCGCGTCGCGCCAGAGCATCCCCATCACCACCGCGGCCAGGCCCATCATCGAGCCCACCGAGAGGTCGATCCCACCGGTGATGACGATGGGGGTCAGCGCCAGCGACAGCAGACCGATCTCCACCGCCAGGCGGGTGATCTCGAACCCGTTCCCGGCGGTGGCGAAGTTCCTCCCGGTGAAGCTGAAGATCAAGCACTCGAAGAGGATTACAGCGAGCAGCACCCATTCGTTGTTGGGGAACCACCGCTCGCGTAACCTCCGCTCAGTGCTGACCCGCGGCGGCGCGTAGGAGATTACGTTCTCTGACATGTTGCTCCAGGCGCCCCAGCACGGCGTCGGAGACCAGCGCCGCGAGGATGATCGCCCCCTGAATCGCTTTCTCCCAGAAGGGGTTGATGCCGAGGAAGGTGAGGGCGGTGCCGATCGTCCCGAGCAGCGCCACGCCGATGAGGGTCCCCACCAGCCGCCCTCGTCCCCCGGTGATCGCGGTGCCGCCCACCACCACCGCGGCGATCGCCTTCAGCTCGAGACCGAGGCCGGAGTTGGCGGGTACGGCGTTGAAGCGCACGGCGTTCAGCAGCCCGGCGAGCCCGACCAACACCCCCATCAACACGAAGACGAGGAAGACGATCCGCTGCGGCGAGATCCCCGCCAGCCGCGCCGCCTCGCTGTCGGAGCCCACCGCATAGATGGCCCGCCCCACGGCCAGGTTGCGGAGGGCCCAGGCCCCGGCGGTCAACACGACGACGGAAGTGCCGATGATCAGCCCGGTGGCGACCGGCTGCCCCAGCCCGAACCACTGGAAGTTGGCGGGCAGATCCTGGATCCACGCGCCCTGCGTCACCCAGCGCAGCGCATCGCGCCAGGCGACCAGCATCGCCAACGTGACGATGATCGAGGGGAGGCGCAGATAGCCCACCAGCACGCCGTTGATCGCCCCCATGACCGCGCCCACCAGCAGGGCGAGCGGGAGCAGCATGGGAATCGGCACCCCCTCGCGGGCGAACCATCCCACCGCCACGCTGGACACCGCGAACATCGACCCTACCGAGATGTCGATCTCTCCGGTGAGGATCACCAGGGTGGCCCCGATGGCGATCAGCAACACCGAGGCGTTGTTCAGCGCCAGGTCGCGCAGGTTGGCCGCGGTGAAGAAGCCGGGTGCCACCACCGCCACCACCAGTAGCAACGCCGCGAAGGCGATCGCTGCCGAGATCTCGCGCTTGTAGCGATCGAGACGCACGAGTCTACCGCGCAGGGGTGAGGTGATGGACACCGACTGGGCACCGAGGAGTCATGAGCAAGTCATCGCTGATTGATGCACGGGTCGGGCAAGTCACTAACAACCCGGGCAAGCCGCCAGGAAAATGGAAATGTGTCGCTCACCCGCAGTTCATCAGTGAGCGGAAGATCAGCTGGCTCACACCGCCGGGCCACCCACGCGCACGGTCGGCAACGAGACCGAATTGCACCCCTGTGCAGCCTCCGGGGTTCACCCAGTGCCATCAGCCCTGCCCCAGCGCCAGCTCGAGCAGGCGCTCCTGCGTCGCCTCGGCACGCGACAGCTCCCCCACGATGGTGCCGCCGTGCATCACGTACACTCGGTCGCTCATGCCGAGGATCTCCGGGAGCTCCGAGGAGATCATCAGGATCGCCACGCCCTGGCGCGCCAGCTCGGTCATCAGCCCATGGATCTCGGACTTCGCGCCGACGTCGATGCCCTGTGTCGGCTCGTCGAGGATCAGCACGGAGGGCCGCCGCACCAGCCAGCGGCTCAGCGCCACCTTCTGCTGGTTGCCCCCGGAGAGAGCGGATACGGGGGTGTAGATCGACGGGGTCTTCACGCCGAGGCGGCCGGAGTACTCGGCCGCCAGCTCCCGCTCGCGCGCGAAGTCGAGCCCCGCCGGACCCGATAGCTCGTCCAGTGCGGCGAGGGTCACGTTCGAGCTGACCGCCATCTCCAGCACCACCCCGTGGCGGCGCCGATCCTCGGGAACGTAAGCGATCCCCAGGTCGATCGCTGTGCCCGGGGAGTCGACCGTCACCGGTCGGCCGTGCAGCAGGATCTCCCCCTCTTCCGCGGGGGTGAGGCCGAAGATGGTGCGTGCGAGCTCGGTGCGGCCCGCGCCGACCAGGCCAGCCAGGCCCACGATCTCCCCTGCCCGCACCGTCAGGCTGACGTCCTGCACGCCTGCCTCGACCGACCCGACGCCCCGCAGCTCCAGCACGGTCTCACCGATCTCCACCTCTTCCTTGGGGAAGATCGTGGACAGCTCGCGGCCCACCATGAGCCGGATGAGCTCCTCGCGGGTCACGTCGCGCATCTCGCGCGTGCCGATCGTCTCCCCGTCGCGCAGCACCGTGACCCGGTCGGCGATTACCGGCAATTCTTCCAGGCGGTGGGAGATGTAGATCATCCCCACTCCTTCCGCGCGGAGCTGCCGGATCACGTCGAAGAGGTTGCGGGTGTCCTCCTCCGAGAGGGAGGCCGTGGGCTCGTCCAGGATGAGCACGCGGGCGCGGGCGCCCAGGGCGCGCGCGATCTCGACCAGCTGCTGCTGGGGCATGGTAAGATCCCCGGCGTCGGCGTCAGGGTCGATCCGCGCGCCGACCCGGTCGAGGAGCTCGCGCGCGCGGCGACGCCGCTCCCGCCAGTCGACCCGCCCCCAGCGGCCGTGGTTCTCCTGCCCCAGGGCGATGTTCTCGGCCACCGT encodes the following:
- a CDS encoding ABC transporter permease → MSITSPLRGRLVRLDRYKREISAAIAFAALLLVVAVVAPGFFTAANLRDLALNNASVLLIAIGATLVILTGEIDISVGSMFAVSSVAVGWFAREGVPIPMLLPLALLVGAVMGAINGVLVGYLRLPSIIVTLAMLVAWRDALRWVTQGAWIQDLPANFQWFGLGQPVATGLIIGTSVVVLTAGAWALRNLAVGRAIYAVGSDSEAARLAGISPQRIVFLVFVLMGVLVGLAGLLNAVRFNAVPANSGLGLELKAIAAVVVGGTAITGGRGRLVGTLIGVALLGTIGTALTFLGINPFWEKAIQGAIILAALVSDAVLGRLEQHVRERNLLRAAAGQH
- a CDS encoding sugar ABC transporter ATP-binding protein; this translates as MTSNDLLLEARAVSKAYAGVRALKQASFELRRGEVHALIGENGAGKSTLVKIITGAVRADEGEIFLEGEPLEENSPRLAKARGIAAIYQQPALFPELTVAENIALGQENHGRWGRVDWRERRRRARELLDRVGARIDPDADAGDLTMPQQQLVEIARALGARARVLILDEPTASLSEEDTRNLFDVIRQLRAEGVGMIYISHRLEELPVIADRVTVLRDGETIGTREMRDVTREELIRLMVGRELSTIFPKEEVEIGETVLELRGVGSVEAGVQDVSLTVRAGEIVGLAGLVGAGRTELARTIFGLTPAEEGEILLHGRPVTVDSPGTAIDLGIAYVPEDRRRHGVVLEMAVSSNVTLAALDELSGPAGLDFARERELAAEYSGRLGVKTPSIYTPVSALSGGNQQKVALSRWLVRRPSVLILDEPTQGIDVGAKSEIHGLMTELARQGVAILMISSELPEILGMSDRVYVMHGGTIVGELSRAEATQERLLELALGQG